CACGGTGGACCAACCGCTGCACGGTACCGAGAAGTTCATCCCGAAGGCGTATCAGACGCAGGACTTGAGCGCCCTCGCGACGGAGCCCTCGCCGGTCGCCGCGCTCACCCTGGACGACTTCGAACGGCGGGTCACCGGCGTCGTACGACGCGCCGCGCGGCTCGGCGGTCCCGTGGTACTGGTCGGGCACAGCATGGGCGGGCTCTCGGTGAGCCGGGTGGCGAACGCCGTGCCTGAACTCCTGGCCCACATCTGCTACATGGCCGCGTTCTGCCCGAGCCGCAGCATGCCGTCCCTGAACGAGTGCGCGGGCTCGCCCGAAGGGCAACTCGCCATCAGCCCGCTGGAGCAGATCGTCGGCGACCCGGGGAAGCTGGGTGTGCTGCGCCTCAACTGGCGTACCTCCAGCAGCCGTGACCTCGCCGTCTTCAAGGAGATGACCTGCGCGGAGTACACGGATGCCGAGTTCCTGCGGGTGCTGGAGGGTTTGCAGGCGGACGAGTCGATGACGGCGTACGCGGGCCGGGCCGTCGGGCGCGCGGAGACGTGGGGGCGGATTCCGCGCACGTATCTGCGGTTCGGCAAGGACAGGACCGTCGCCACGGCACTCCAGGACCGCATGATCGCCGAAGCCGATGAACTCACCCCGTACAACCGCTTCAGGGTCCACAACTTCCCCGGCTCCGGCCACATGGGCCCCACGGACCCAACTCGCGTGACGGACCTCCTGCACGGGCTGCGGCTGTAACAGCTCACACCTGCCGAACAGACTGCCTGAGTACGGTGACGTCCGCTGATCCGGTTCGTGCAGGCCACGTGGCCTGCACCACACCGGGATTGCCCTGCCCACGGATCCGGGAAGAGATCACGGAGCTGTCTCCGTGAGACTCTGCGAAGGGAATCCGACCCGTGACCACCGCGATCGCGACGATCACCCGAGAGGTCCGCCTCGAAATCCCCCCGGGCCGGACGGTGCAGCCGGTGGCCCGGGCGACGGTACGGCGGCGGGAGCGTAGGGACTACCCGGCCCTCTCGATCCCCACCCGAACCCCGGCCCGCAACCCCCACCCCGTCATGGCCCCCGCCTCCGCCTCCAGTACATGCCGAGCACGAAGCCGGGGCATCCCGAGCCGCCCAGGCTTCATGGTCGTCACGGCGATGACATCGAGGTGGCGGTCGAGGTAGGCGACATCGATGGGGATCCGCATCCGAAAGGTGTGCACGCTGTTGGCGGGGGAGAGCAAGATCGCCCCGTCAACGGCGTCCCGCCCCAACAGCCCTTTGGTACGGGCGCGATACGAGGCGGCGATCTCCAGAGGGACGGAGACGACATCCCCACGGTCAGCCCCGTACACGACCAACTTCCCGCGTCCGTCTCGCCAGCTCCGCCGCATTCCAGCAGGGTGACACAAGGCCGTGTACGCGCGGAAAAGATGTTGTCCATTGCGTCGCGGCCCGGGTAGGAAGGCCGTATGACGACTGGACTCGGTGCCGTGTTCCGCCCTCAGCTGCCGCCCGAGCGACTGCGGGAGGTCGCCCGGCTCGCAGACGAGACGGGACTTGAAGAGCTCTGGCTGTGGGAGGACTGCTTCCGGGAGGGTGGGTTGTCGACCGCGGCCGCCGCTCTCGCCTGGACCGAGCGGGTGCGCATCGGGGTCGGGCTGCTGCCCGTGCCGCTGCGGAACGTGGCCATCACCGCGATGGAGGTCGCCTCGCTGCACCGGATGTTCCCCGGGCGCCCCATCGTCGGCGTCGGCCATGGCGTCCAGGACTGGATGGGGCAGGTGGGCGCCCGGGTCGAGTCACCCGTGACCCTGCTGCGCGAGCACCTTCTCGCCCTGCGCGCCCTGCTGCGCGGCGAGCGGATCACGACCGACGGGCGGTACGTCAAGCTCGACGACGTCGCGCTCGACTGGCCCCCCGCCGATCCCGCGCCGCCCGTCCTCGCCGGCGCCACCGGGCCCCGCTCGCTGCGGCTGGCCGGTGAAGCGGCCGACGGGACCATCCTCACCGCGAGTACGCCCCCCGAAGGCGTCCGGCGTGCCCGGCAACTCATCGACGAGGGACGGGAGTCGGCCGGTCGTACCGAACCGCACAAGGTCGTCGTCTATCTCCTCACCGCCACCGGTCCCGGCGCCGCCGCACGGCTCCGCGCCGAGCTCGACGCCGAAGGCGTGGCATCCGTCCCGGACCTCGGCGTCGCGGGAGACGCCGGAGCCGTCGCCAAGGCCGTCCAGCGCCTCGCCGACGCCGGCGCCGACACGGTCGTCCTGCAGCCGACCGGCGACGAACCCGACCCGGAGGGGTTCGTACGGTTCGCGGCGGAAGAAGTACGGCCCCTGGTCCCGTGAGCCGACCGGCGCCCGGTGCCTCCCGCACCTACGAAGACCTCGTCGAAGAAGCCGTGGCCCACCCCACCGACGGCTGGGACTTCTCCTGGTTCCAGGGCAGGGCCACGGAGGCCCGGCCCTCGTGGCGTTACGCGGAGTCCATGGCCGCCCGCCTCCGCGGCACGACCGCGGTGCTCGACATCCAGACCGGCGGGGGAGAGGTCCTCGACTTCGCCCTGGAGCGCGCCCAGCCGGATCCACCCCTCCTCACCGTCGCCACCGAAGGCTGGCCCCCCAACGTAGCCAAGGCCACCGCCCTCCTCCGCCCCCGCGGTGTCGCCGTCGTCGCCTCGCCCGAGGACGCCGCGTTCCCCTTCGCGGACGCGACGTTCGACCTCGTCGTCAGCCGGCACCCC
This genomic window from Streptomyces sp. DG2A-72 contains:
- a CDS encoding alpha/beta fold hydrolase, which encodes MADKESTEKAATSRRQALRRLAAGAGGAALAVGVGAGTARATDADRATPRTRHGIRTYVLVHGTHSAGAFWTAIGRELALRGHRVVTVDQPLHGTEKFIPKAYQTQDLSALATEPSPVAALTLDDFERRVTGVVRRAARLGGPVVLVGHSMGGLSVSRVANAVPELLAHICYMAAFCPSRSMPSLNECAGSPEGQLAISPLEQIVGDPGKLGVLRLNWRTSSSRDLAVFKEMTCAEYTDAEFLRVLEGLQADESMTAYAGRAVGRAETWGRIPRTYLRFGKDRTVATALQDRMIAEADELTPYNRFRVHNFPGSGHMGPTDPTRVTDLLHGLRL
- a CDS encoding DUF192 domain-containing protein, translating into MRRSWRDGRGKLVVYGADRGDVVSVPLEIAASYRARTKGLLGRDAVDGAILLSPANSVHTFRMRIPIDVAYLDRHLDVIAVTTMKPGRLGMPRLRARHVLEAEAGAMTGWGLRAGVRVGIERAG
- a CDS encoding LLM class flavin-dependent oxidoreductase, which codes for MTTGLGAVFRPQLPPERLREVARLADETGLEELWLWEDCFREGGLSTAAAALAWTERVRIGVGLLPVPLRNVAITAMEVASLHRMFPGRPIVGVGHGVQDWMGQVGARVESPVTLLREHLLALRALLRGERITTDGRYVKLDDVALDWPPADPAPPVLAGATGPRSLRLAGEAADGTILTASTPPEGVRRARQLIDEGRESAGRTEPHKVVVYLLTATGPGAAARLRAELDAEGVASVPDLGVAGDAGAVAKAVQRLADAGADTVVLQPTGDEPDPEGFVRFAAEEVRPLVP
- a CDS encoding class I SAM-dependent methyltransferase, yielding MSRPAPGASRTYEDLVEEAVAHPTDGWDFSWFQGRATEARPSWRYAESMAARLRGTTAVLDIQTGGGEVLDFALERAQPDPPLLTVATEGWPPNVAKATALLRPRGVAVVASPEDAAFPFADATFDLVVSRHPVRPHWPEIARVLRPGGTYFAQHVGPSSVFELVEYFLGPLSDEQRNGRHPDRERADAQAAELEVVDVRAERLRVEFYDIGAVVHFLRKVIWMVPGFTAEAYEPRLRALHAEIEAHGPFVAHSARHLFELRRPG